In Amphiura filiformis chromosome 1, Afil_fr2py, whole genome shotgun sequence, the following are encoded in one genomic region:
- the LOC140151022 gene encoding GTPase Era, mitochondrial-like, translating into MSGKCSGVLRLYLSKYAVSPIFRHSVVPYRGSSGTIPIQDESAKVSHSSSNKQIKPARRVGHHTHGQKGDRHGSDTDREQKLDPEWFNGKQNVEKKKKRADSTSSRQRSRVNKEWLQETQSKNDHSRLSFQEDLKVTQSEEPYGVGGDSAPEHGVFFKPIHHDKGAQEMFLAQVPEQPPDPHLLKVAIIGTPNTGKSTLINSLLGRRIFSVSGKVHTTRSKAFAVFNQDNRQIIILDTPGIVDYKKARRHKLARPLLVDHRNSLLEADLVAVMVDASHERGKRELHFEILKQLCLHPHLKSILILNKIDLVKPQHKLHGITASLTCGKVGGRSFEVSPDVASKLGSLERRSFMKLSYRPPPVDKLEDCDSDKFDLKNDHKYWWETNGENRAALEHKKSSVWKDNDATDNIIPPQDEEIGSNKKQLTDHDIPDEGDDVSSLDDRTTCGVDPNDSMPDPITDCGALDRSSSESTPHRTEPDEMPSDGSSQEEHKSKDDIMKEYINNMKEAGGGWLFEMSPEAEKAKKEERMKEKQAEKELHHRVAKMDGWNGFDAVFMVSAKQGVGIKDLKNYLLDEATPRDWEYHSDVVTSLSPEEVVKEAIREQLLKLLFEEVPYLVQQKNVIWEMGEGGELHIVQDLVCPKASHARLIESRIGAIATRAQQQLMNAFHHEVRLVLQVSVDKKLLRRLGR; encoded by the exons ATGTCTGGTAAATGCTCGGGAGTGTTGCGGCTGTATTTGTCAAAATACGCAG TTAGCCCCATATTTAGACACAGTGTTGTACCTTACCGTGGAAGCTCAGGAACTATCCCCATACAAGATGAATCAGCAAAGGTATCACACTCATCAAGTAATAAGCAAATTAAACCTGCAAGAAGAGTGGGACATCACACACATGGTCAGAAGGGTGATAGGCATGGATCTGACACTGACAGAGAACAAAAACTGGATCCAGAATGGTTTAATGGAAAGCAgaatgtagaaaaaaaaaaaaaaagagcagaCTCTACATCATCAAGGCAGAGGTCAAGGGTGAACAAAGAATGGTTACAGGAGACACAAAGTAAGAATGATCATAGCCGACTTTCCTTTCAAGAAGATTTGAAAGTAACACAATCAGAAGAACCTTATGGAGTTGGTGGTGACTCAGCCCCAGAACATGGAGTGTTCTTCAAACCTATTCACCATGACAAAG GTGCACAAGAAATGTTCCTGGCCCAGGTGCCAGAACAGCCACCAGACCCACACCTACTCAAAGTAGCTATCATCGGCACTCCAAATACTGGCAAATCAACTCTCATCAATAGCCTACTGGGTAGACGG ATATTCTCTGTGTCTGGTAAGGTACATACGACAAGATCAAAGGCATTTGCTGTTTTCAATCAGGACAATAGACAGATT ATTATCTTGGATACACCTGGCATTGTGGATTACAAAAAAGCTCGTAG ACATAAATTAGCAAGACCACTTCTAGTAGATCATAGGAACTCACTGTTGGAGGCAGATCTTG TTGCAGTCATGGTAGATGCATCACATGAACGTGGCAAACGTGAACTCCACTTTGAGATACTTAAACAGCTTTGTCTCCATCCGCATCTAAAATCGATACTCATCTTAAACAAG ATCGATTTGGTGAAACCACAGCATAAACTACATGGAATCACTGCAAGCTTAACGTGTGGCAAAGTTGGAGGGAGAAGCTTTGAGGTCTCACCAGATGTTGCATCCAAGCTTGGTTCCTTAGAGAGGAGGAGTTTTATGAAGTTGTCTTATAGACCTCCACCAGTAGACAAACTTGAAGATTGTGACAGTGATAAATTTGATTTAAAGAATGATCACAAATACTGGTGGGAAACCAATGGGGAAAATAGAGCAGCTTTAGAACACAAAAAGTCAAGTGTGTGGAAAGACAATGATGCAACTGATAACATTATTCCCCCACAAGATGAGGAAATAGGATCAAACAAAAAGCAACTGACTGATCATGATATCCCTGATGAGGGGGATGATGTTTCTAGCTTAGATGATAGAACTACATGCGGTGTAGATCCTAATGATTCAATGCCAGATCCAATTACAGATTGTGGTGCATTGGATCGTAGCAGTTCAGAATCTACCCCACATAGAACTGAACCAGATGAAATGCCATCTGATGGTTCAAGTCAAGAGGAACATAAATCTAAAGATGACATCATGAAAGAGTATATCAACAACATGAAAGAGGCTGGAGGGGGTTGGTTATTTGAAATGAGCCCAGAGGCAGAAAAGGCTAAGAAAGAAGAAAGGATGAAGGAGAAGCAAGCAGAGAAAGAGTTACATCACAGAGTAGCTAAGATGGATGGATGGAATGGTTTTGATGCTGTATTCATGGTCAGTGCCAAGCAAGGAGTTGGCATTAAAGATCTTAAG AATTATCTGTTAGATGAGGCAACACCAAGGGACTGGGAATATCACAGTGATGTTGTGACAAGTCTCTCTCCAGAAGAGGTAGTGAAGGAAGCCATCAGAGAGCAACTCCTCAAGTTGTTATTTGAAGAGGTGCCTTACCTTGTGCAGCAG aAAAATGTGATATGGGAAATGGGAGAAGGTGGAGAACTACATATAGTGCAGGACTTAGTCTGCCCCAAAGCTTCTCACGCT cgcCTTATTGAGAGCAGAATTGGGGCAATTGCAACTCGAGCACAGCAACAATTGATGAATGCCTTTCACCATGAAGTTCGCTTAGTTCTACAAGTGTCGGTTGATAAAAAGTTGTTAAGAAGACTTGGAAGGTGA